Proteins encoded in a region of the Novibacillus thermophilus genome:
- a CDS encoding TrbC/VirB2 family protein gives MAIVKLMERRKVLILAVLAAVLVSIFVASPAEAALDVKPNKNALKNEVNTAADNIVTFVRTIFGVIVAVLFVWGAFLLLGGQAIHNAWRLLSRNSVTLSLR, from the coding sequence GTGGCGATCGTCAAGTTAATGGAGAGAAGGAAAGTCTTGATTTTAGCAGTTTTGGCGGCGGTATTAGTGAGCATATTTGTCGCAAGCCCCGCTGAAGCTGCGCTAGATGTGAAGCCCAATAAAAACGCCCTTAAAAATGAAGTGAATACCGCGGCAGATAATATTGTCACTTTTGTCCGCACCATCTTTGGTGTCATTGTAGCGGTTCTCTTCGTTTGGGGGGCGTTTCTGTTATTAGGGGGTCAAGCAATCCACAACGCATGGCGTCTGCTAAGTCGAAATTCGGTTACGCTATCCTTGCGCTGA
- a CDS encoding PKD domain-containing protein, with the protein MTEAKAAVKSGRLRDGRILVMGGRRSGTNLDTVEVYRPEDNSWEKIGELTSVRRLPAAAILPDGHVIAAGGRNRNNKELKTAEIGYFNHAPIVKLSSPANDSVTNANNNRIELRWTASDIEGDRITNYRLKIGTSPGASDVANTSGSWRTSYTFDFSERPPNQTYYWTVMARDELGDWSDWAPTRSFTVRNRTPEAVFQFSPSKTDRLRDVSFVNMSSDPDGDSLTYKWEYRLQGSSGWKQFSTTKEPRVKFPEVGIYDLRLTVTDPYGASHSNTKTGLEIYNLAPEIEPLFPPSGYVTEMGQTKVELKWRANDPEKDGMNQYRLKIGTTPGGDDVLSISGNWITTYTFDFSHRNPNQTYYWSVMGRDVHGDWSSWSPVQSFVVPKQLEARVEHARGGRNFVGKPVVQSMSFSPVSRLLSSPRRVIKR; encoded by the coding sequence ATGACGGAAGCGAAAGCAGCGGTCAAATCGGGTAGACTAAGAGACGGCAGAATTTTGGTAATGGGGGGCCGGAGGAGTGGAACTAACTTAGATACGGTAGAAGTCTATCGTCCTGAAGACAACTCCTGGGAGAAGATAGGCGAACTGACTTCAGTGCGCAGGCTTCCGGCTGCTGCTATTCTTCCGGACGGCCACGTCATTGCAGCTGGAGGGAGGAACCGTAACAATAAAGAGTTGAAAACGGCAGAAATCGGATACTTCAACCATGCTCCCATTGTAAAACTGTCCTCACCGGCTAATGATTCCGTCACAAATGCCAACAACAACCGAATCGAACTAAGGTGGACGGCTAGCGATATAGAAGGAGATCGTATTACGAACTACAGGCTAAAAATCGGAACATCGCCGGGGGCCTCCGACGTTGCCAATACCTCCGGAAGTTGGCGCACATCCTACACCTTCGATTTTTCCGAACGTCCACCTAATCAAACTTACTACTGGACAGTCATGGCCCGTGACGAGTTAGGGGACTGGTCGGACTGGGCACCAACAAGGTCGTTTACAGTGCGAAACAGAACGCCTGAAGCAGTCTTTCAGTTTAGTCCCAGTAAAACGGACAGATTGCGCGATGTCTCGTTTGTTAACATGTCAAGTGATCCAGATGGCGACAGCTTGACGTACAAATGGGAGTACCGTTTGCAGGGATCATCGGGTTGGAAGCAGTTTTCAACAACAAAAGAACCGCGTGTTAAGTTCCCAGAGGTTGGTATATATGACCTGCGCTTAACGGTAACCGACCCGTATGGCGCATCTCATTCCAATACAAAAACCGGATTGGAGATATATAATCTAGCACCTGAGATCGAACCATTATTTCCTCCATCAGGTTATGTGACAGAGATGGGTCAAACAAAAGTCGAATTAAAGTGGCGGGCGAACGATCCGGAAAAAGACGGAATGAATCAGTACCGGTTAAAAATCGGGACAACTCCGGGTGGAGATGACGTATTAAGTATTTCCGGAAATTGGATCACAACTTACACCTTCGACTTTTCTCATCGAAACCCGAACCAGACGTACTATTGGAGTGTAATGGGAAGGGATGTACACGGCGATTGGTCGAGTTGGTCTCCAGTCCAATCCTTTGTAGTCCCCAAACAGTTAGAAGCACGTGTGGAACATGCCCGAGGTGGGAGGAACTTCGTCGGGAAACCGGTCGTGCAGAGCATGAGTTTCTCGCCGGTGAGCCGTTTATTATCGTCGCCGAGACGAGTGATAAAGCGGTAG
- a CDS encoding Kelch repeat-containing protein has product MFKGKRGLIVIVTLVLFTSIMFPHEGVQAADGNWRRIADMNEARGHGPAGVVLNNGDFLVIGGASGEKTNQISRTVELYDKNRDRWVYKAPMKERRLEIEAVTLDDGRVLVPGGRTKFSPDPKPRATNTVEIYNPKTNTWSYAAPMKTPRRNYRMVKLLDGRVLVAGGRNDETQRIRSMEIYDPKSNTWSSVGNMRTTRFSFVMEVLANGKILFAGGTDDNGKYQAQLKYMTLKQKVDNRCQYDGSESSGQIG; this is encoded by the coding sequence TTGTTTAAAGGAAAAAGGGGATTAATAGTTATCGTCACTCTCGTCCTCTTTACCTCTATAATGTTCCCTCATGAAGGTGTACAGGCAGCTGACGGAAATTGGCGGCGTATTGCCGATATGAATGAAGCAAGGGGGCATGGGCCAGCGGGGGTAGTACTGAATAATGGAGATTTTCTTGTAATTGGGGGTGCGTCGGGAGAAAAAACAAATCAAATTTCAAGGACAGTTGAGTTATATGACAAAAACCGGGACAGGTGGGTATACAAAGCCCCTATGAAAGAAAGGCGGTTAGAAATAGAAGCCGTTACACTGGATGACGGGAGAGTATTAGTACCTGGCGGTCGAACCAAATTTAGCCCAGATCCGAAGCCAAGAGCGACAAATACAGTTGAAATATACAACCCCAAAACCAATACCTGGTCGTATGCGGCCCCAATGAAAACGCCCAGACGTAATTACCGGATGGTCAAACTTCTTGACGGACGTGTATTGGTTGCCGGTGGTCGCAATGATGAGACCCAACGGATACGATCGATGGAGATCTATGATCCTAAATCGAACACGTGGTCATCGGTCGGAAATATGAGAACGACACGCTTTAGTTTTGTGATGGAAGTATTGGCAAACGGAAAAATCCTTTTTGCTGGCGGGACCGATGATAACGGTAAATACCAAGCTCAGCTGAAATATATGACCCTCAAACAAAAAGTGGACAACCGCTGCCAGTATGACGGAAGCGAAAGCAGCGGTCAAATCGGGTAG
- a CDS encoding Flp family type IVb pilin, with translation MVRSIQQFWKDESGLSTLEYIVGAGVMVLLALFVFTGVFKPEIEGTADKVGQAIEEAGTEATR, from the coding sequence ATGGTAAGAAGCATTCAACAGTTCTGGAAAGATGAAAGTGGATTAAGCACGCTGGAGTACATTGTGGGCGCAGGTGTTATGGTGTTATTAGCCCTCTTCGTATTTACCGGAGTATTTAAACCTGAGATTGAAGGGACAGCGGATAAAGTTGGACAAGCGATAGAAGAAGCGGGTACAGAGGCAACAAGATAA
- a CDS encoding type II secretion system F family protein has translation MKYWKGLGRRVNNRWARQFVNLLLLREERGADIEDGLFNLVKQMKTSQIETQREKAEMAQTRMIHLILMISAMGLFLYNLPGNYGFVTTEPLGRSIVTVVAVLLLVSLAIFIIWIEKRWNERADSSSFLRGWSLFLGMVFINC, from the coding sequence ATGAAGTACTGGAAGGGTTTAGGGCGACGTGTAAATAACCGGTGGGCAAGACAGTTTGTGAATCTTTTGTTACTCAGGGAAGAACGGGGAGCAGACATCGAGGATGGTCTGTTTAATTTAGTGAAACAGATGAAAACGAGCCAAATTGAAACACAGCGGGAAAAAGCGGAGATGGCGCAAACGCGCATGATTCATTTGATCCTCATGATATCGGCGATGGGGCTGTTTCTTTACAATCTGCCAGGGAATTATGGGTTTGTTACCACTGAACCGCTGGGACGCAGTATCGTGACGGTTGTAGCCGTTCTTCTCTTGGTGAGTTTAGCGATCTTTATTATTTGGATAGAAAAGAGGTGGAATGAACGTGCTGACAGCAGCAGTTTCCTTAGGGGTTGGAGCCTGTTTTTGGGTATGGTGTTTATCAATTGCTAA
- a CDS encoding SAF domain-containing protein, translating into MGKTVKIVLSFLMAVVVAGGYAYYVQASQESDVRIVVAAKDISAGETIEDHHLNQVAVMGEAVQALDPAELLGKSAKKDIKAGEFIIPELVTEITDENTRLYTVDATYTTANGPVIEPGMNVEVWVQATEERPAALVTESTVYSIIGRKNRLNWDRM; encoded by the coding sequence GTGGGGAAAACTGTGAAAATCGTTTTATCATTCCTGATGGCCGTGGTCGTAGCAGGAGGATACGCCTATTATGTTCAGGCTTCTCAAGAGAGCGATGTGCGAATCGTCGTTGCCGCGAAAGATATATCAGCTGGGGAAACGATAGAAGACCACCACCTCAATCAAGTGGCTGTTATGGGGGAGGCAGTTCAAGCACTTGATCCTGCTGAATTATTAGGGAAATCAGCAAAAAAGGATATTAAAGCAGGGGAGTTTATAATACCAGAGTTAGTCACTGAAATAACCGATGAAAACACAAGGCTTTACACAGTCGATGCTACATACACAACGGCTAATGGTCCTGTAATTGAACCGGGAATGAATGTTGAAGTGTGGGTTCAGGCAACAGAGGAGAGACCGGCTGCTCTCGTAACAGAATCCACAGTCTATTCAATCATCGGAAGGAAGAACCGATTGAATTGGGATCGGATGTAG
- a CDS encoding metal-dependent hydrolase — MVGYTVYPSITGAVIGGVAGLLPDIDDNRSFAGRVFFFISWPLRHIVGHRTLFHSWIPVLLLTICALIWEGGSH; from the coding sequence GTGGTAGGCTACACCGTCTACCCTTCCATCACTGGTGCTGTGATAGGAGGTGTAGCGGGTCTCCTGCCGGATATTGACGATAATCGCAGCTTTGCGGGCAGGGTATTTTTCTTTATATCATGGCCATTGCGGCATATCGTAGGGCATCGCACTCTTTTTCACTCATGGATACCGGTTTTGTTACTGACCATTTGTGCCCTTATATGGGAAGGTGGGTCACATTAG
- a CDS encoding RusA family crossover junction endodeoxyribonuclease: MLSFIQGDTGHCGLRREVETIKIIVSGRPVPKSRPRLGMRGRAAFVYTPEKTKAYQQLVGWEARKVCKQPLTGPVEVSMKLFSRSRFDLDNVAKSILDGMCGICYVDDVQVEVLHVTKQAVKNKREERAEIEVRPLEKTVIPSQSQ, translated from the coding sequence ATGTTGTCTTTCATCCAGGGAGATACAGGACATTGTGGCTTAAGGAGGGAGGTAGAAACAATCAAGATTATTGTGAGCGGACGTCCCGTTCCCAAGAGCCGGCCAAGGTTGGGGATGAGAGGACGAGCGGCTTTTGTGTACACCCCGGAGAAGACAAAAGCATACCAGCAGTTGGTGGGATGGGAGGCAAGGAAGGTCTGTAAACAGCCGTTAACAGGTCCGGTGGAAGTTTCCATGAAATTGTTTTCCCGAAGCCGATTTGATCTGGACAATGTGGCCAAGAGCATTTTGGACGGCATGTGCGGCATCTGTTATGTGGATGACGTGCAAGTAGAAGTATTGCATGTGACGAAGCAGGCGGTGAAAAACAAGAGAGAAGAACGGGCGGAGATAGAGGTGCGCCCGCTGGAAAAAACGGTCATTCCATCACAAAGTCAATGA
- a CDS encoding DUF6075 family protein, with amino-acid sequence MGTNFLSKDHAVHFGQLRSMLPERYRNNKEHLSLVYLISGNEELRQKAFPYYKPDKGVFEFTEMFAEQDFSSGMRILAKLAVVLYNRGMEVTVNELFKLDVHNLELALEAIRFRLTTHERGCSVGHSETVE; translated from the coding sequence TTGGGTACCAACTTTCTTTCCAAAGACCATGCGGTTCACTTTGGCCAATTGCGTTCCATGTTGCCTGAACGGTACAGAAACAACAAAGAGCATTTGTCACTCGTCTACCTCATCAGCGGAAATGAAGAACTGAGACAGAAAGCATTCCCGTACTACAAGCCGGACAAGGGGGTGTTTGAATTTACGGAGATGTTTGCCGAGCAGGATTTTTCAAGTGGTATGCGTATACTGGCAAAGCTGGCAGTGGTTTTGTACAACCGGGGGATGGAAGTGACGGTCAATGAATTGTTCAAACTGGATGTTCATAATCTGGAATTGGCTTTGGAAGCGATCCGGTTCAGATTAACGACACACGAAAGGGGGTGTTCAGTTGGGCATTCTGAAACAGTTGAATGA